In a genomic window of Polycladomyces abyssicola:
- the yihA gene encoding ribosome biogenesis GTP-binding protein YihA/YsxC, which produces MNVKQAEFVISALKPSQYPEDALPEIALAGRSNVGKSSLINRMVHRKNLARTSSKPGKTQTINFYRVNGQLYFADMPGYGFARVSKETKAAWARMIEGYLLNRRELKGVIQVVDVRHPPTRDDRMMYDWLKHYGIPVIVVATKADKIPRGKWPKHVKQVREGLQIGADDPLILFSAETGQGKDELWSTIAALVSER; this is translated from the coding sequence GTGAACGTAAAACAAGCTGAATTTGTTATCAGTGCGTTAAAACCGTCGCAATATCCTGAGGACGCCCTGCCGGAGATTGCTCTGGCCGGGCGTTCCAATGTGGGGAAGTCGTCGCTGATCAACCGAATGGTCCATCGCAAAAATCTGGCCCGGACAAGTTCCAAACCGGGGAAAACACAGACGATCAACTTCTATAGAGTGAATGGTCAACTGTATTTTGCCGATATGCCGGGTTACGGTTTCGCTCGCGTTTCCAAGGAAACCAAAGCTGCCTGGGCCCGCATGATTGAAGGTTATCTGCTGAATCGACGGGAGCTGAAAGGGGTCATTCAAGTGGTGGATGTACGCCATCCGCCCACCCGGGACGACCGGATGATGTATGATTGGTTGAAACATTACGGCATCCCGGTGATTGTCGTCGCCACCAAAGCGGATAAGATCCCCCGCGGCAAATGGCCGAAGCATGTGAAGCAAGTACGGGAAGGCCTTCAGATCGGTGCGGATGACCCGCTCATCCTGTTTTCCGCCGAAACTGGTCAGGGCAAGGACGAGCTGTGGAGCACGATTGCGGCGCTTGTATCGGAACGTTGA
- a CDS encoding DMT family transporter — protein sequence MSKHWIAEGTLLGIAFIWGITFVLVQNAIAFLPPFSFLAVRFGLAFLLLLPLAFTSRNRSQESALRAGYLGLLLGGWLYLGFALQTWSLLYTTSGKSGFLTGLSVTLVPVMSFFILRIKPKPTAVAGVFCSVLGLYLLAFVDFSAINIGDVLAFLCAIAFALQIVYTGKYAPDGDASMIVTAQIGTVALFSLISSAIWENPAAIFRADVYLNPDVATALIVTALFCTALAFWAQTHFQKYTTPNRVALIFAMEPVFAALGDYWFKGVTLNATAQAGCLLIFLGMILAEIDVAWWKKIRWSSQKSKVS from the coding sequence ATGTCCAAACACTGGATTGCAGAAGGTACCTTGTTGGGAATCGCGTTTATATGGGGAATCACATTCGTGTTGGTGCAAAACGCCATCGCTTTTTTGCCTCCGTTTTCTTTTTTGGCCGTCCGTTTCGGGTTGGCTTTTTTGCTGTTACTTCCCTTAGCTTTCACGTCCCGCAACCGATCGCAGGAAAGCGCCCTCCGTGCCGGATATCTCGGTTTGCTGCTGGGTGGCTGGCTGTATCTCGGGTTCGCATTGCAAACCTGGAGCCTCCTGTACACCACATCGGGTAAGTCCGGATTCCTGACCGGCTTGTCCGTTACGCTGGTTCCCGTGATGTCCTTTTTCATCTTGCGAATCAAACCCAAACCCACGGCTGTCGCCGGTGTCTTCTGTTCCGTTCTCGGTTTGTACCTGCTCGCTTTTGTGGATTTTTCCGCGATTAACATCGGAGATGTACTCGCTTTTTTGTGCGCGATTGCGTTCGCTCTCCAGATTGTATATACGGGAAAATATGCGCCGGACGGGGATGCTTCCATGATCGTGACGGCACAGATTGGAACAGTGGCGCTCTTTAGCCTGATCTCCTCCGCGATCTGGGAGAATCCCGCCGCGATTTTCCGCGCAGATGTCTATCTGAATCCCGACGTGGCAACCGCTTTGATCGTGACCGCTTTATTCTGCACGGCATTGGCTTTCTGGGCACAAACCCATTTTCAAAAATACACTACGCCCAACCGGGTGGCCCTCATCTTTGCGATGGAACCGGTTTTTGCCGCACTGGGCGACTACTGGTTCAAAGGCGTCACTTTGAACGCCACGGCACAAGCGGGCTGTCTGTTGATCTTCCTGGGTATGATTCTGGCCGAAATCGACGTCGCTTGGTGGAAAAAAATCCGTTGGTCGTCTCAAAAAAGCAAGGTCTCCTGA
- a CDS encoding D-alanine--D-alanine ligase gives MGKKLRVAVLFGGKSGEHEVSIQSAASVLKAIDRNRFDVIPIAIDKSGEWRIGQKALPYLEGTGEPALLESLKTGLPVVSVQGEGMVPALDWDAVDVVFPVLHGTYGEDGTIQGFFELANIPYVGAGVLASAVGMDKVMMKKIFAHEGLPQGRFSFVLRSRLEREMDQVIEEIEAAFDYPVFLKPANLGSSVGISKATNREELIKGLRLAAQYDRKVVVEEFIPAREVEVAVLGNDDPQASVPGEIVSSNDFYDYRAKYIDGKSEMRIPAELPAETAEEIRRLAVKAYRAIDCSGLARVDFFVRKDNGQVLINEINTLPGFTQYSMYPKLWEHSGLSYTDLITKLIELAMERHREKERTVTTLKLDEPK, from the coding sequence TTGGGTAAGAAACTTCGCGTAGCAGTATTGTTTGGGGGGAAATCCGGAGAACACGAGGTCTCGATTCAATCGGCCGCCTCCGTTTTGAAAGCGATCGATCGAAATCGTTTTGACGTCATCCCGATTGCCATCGACAAGTCAGGGGAATGGCGCATCGGGCAGAAAGCGCTACCGTACCTGGAGGGAACAGGGGAACCGGCATTGTTGGAGAGCCTGAAAACCGGTCTGCCAGTTGTTTCCGTCCAGGGAGAGGGAATGGTACCGGCGTTGGATTGGGATGCGGTGGATGTGGTGTTTCCCGTGCTGCATGGCACGTATGGAGAGGACGGCACCATTCAGGGCTTTTTTGAATTGGCCAATATTCCTTATGTGGGAGCCGGTGTTCTCGCTTCGGCCGTGGGCATGGACAAGGTGATGATGAAAAAAATCTTCGCCCATGAAGGGTTGCCGCAGGGAAGGTTTTCGTTTGTTCTCCGTTCCCGGTTGGAACGGGAAATGGATCAAGTGATCGAGGAAATAGAAGCTGCTTTTGATTATCCCGTTTTTCTCAAACCAGCTAACCTTGGCTCCAGTGTGGGCATTTCCAAGGCCACAAACCGGGAAGAACTGATAAAGGGATTGCGTTTGGCTGCGCAGTACGACCGCAAAGTCGTGGTGGAAGAGTTTATTCCGGCTCGGGAAGTGGAAGTGGCGGTGTTGGGGAATGACGATCCGCAAGCGTCCGTGCCGGGGGAAATTGTCTCTTCCAACGACTTTTACGATTACCGCGCCAAATACATCGACGGCAAATCGGAGATGCGTATTCCGGCTGAATTGCCCGCGGAAACTGCCGAAGAGATCCGGCGATTGGCTGTGAAAGCTTACCGGGCGATCGATTGCAGCGGTTTGGCCCGTGTTGACTTTTTTGTCCGCAAGGACAACGGTCAGGTACTGATCAACGAGATCAACACATTGCCCGGGTTTACGCAATACAGTATGTACCCCAAGCTGTGGGAACACAGCGGTTTGTCCTATACAGACCTGATCACCAAGCTGATCGAGCTGGCGATGGAACGTCATCGGGAGAAGGAACGGACGGTCACCACACTGAAATTGGATGAACCGAAGTAA
- a CDS encoding GAF domain-containing sensor histidine kinase, with protein MIRNWKKAWERVLMTAVITTGWGWMMHDLFHPVTFVTGWSVLVLLGIYLFVVEYHPHPAGGGKVTLHFPLLYALSSWFSPPIAGLIFVDVVLVVTWLKRQSFSRSLFRTGYTLIGLFAAGEADHAVRPWLSGLAPLSQLMFGLITFLLVYELVSKGIRDGVEQLIPASRRGRTWWGSWPLEPGLLLLSFLYSTVAIVFEVPRQPYGFLGIAFFFAPLVGFAVLLNIIARLKRQQQKMELLFVIATRINQTLDLRKVMKETLIPLSKVIDYTYGVVYLLRDGQLYPEVFAGDETLKVRYRPLPLNRGLSGWVASHAKPACIHDVRKDPRCKGTPTDAEGVKSLLSVPLEVNGEVMGVITLGKTETYGFRDMDLRFLTVLASQAVVAMRTAKLMEERERRVVAEERNRLAREIHDGIGQSLAGVLMKVESAARVFDTHPERVRQWLEEAQVKLREGLKEVRHSITALRPSPAARLGLLPALRQRVEAHQRETGQWSVFQIKGRPYPLLQEWEETIYQVCHEALNNVAKHAQATKVRVQLRFSSEYVRLIVQDDGVGFSLGKAISKAEAHKRYGIVGMNERAQKLEAALQFLSKPNKGTRVILTIPTEKNEEESVHVYSGFTGG; from the coding sequence GTGATAAGAAACTGGAAAAAAGCATGGGAAAGGGTATTGATGACCGCTGTCATCACGACGGGTTGGGGATGGATGATGCACGATTTGTTTCACCCCGTTACTTTTGTGACAGGTTGGTCCGTGCTTGTGTTGCTCGGGATTTACCTGTTCGTTGTGGAGTATCATCCCCATCCGGCAGGCGGGGGGAAAGTGACCCTCCATTTTCCGCTTTTATATGCGTTGAGCTCCTGGTTCTCACCCCCCATCGCCGGATTGATCTTCGTCGATGTCGTATTGGTCGTCACTTGGTTGAAGCGTCAGTCGTTTTCCCGATCACTCTTTCGAACCGGATACACGTTGATCGGCCTGTTTGCCGCCGGTGAAGCGGATCATGCGGTTCGTCCGTGGTTAAGCGGTTTGGCGCCGTTGTCCCAGTTGATGTTCGGTCTGATCACTTTTTTATTGGTGTATGAGTTGGTAAGCAAAGGGATTCGAGACGGCGTCGAACAGTTGATACCCGCCTCCCGCCGCGGCAGAACCTGGTGGGGGAGTTGGCCCTTGGAGCCCGGTTTGCTGTTGCTTTCCTTCCTGTACAGCACCGTGGCCATCGTGTTTGAAGTACCGCGGCAACCGTACGGTTTCTTGGGAATCGCCTTTTTCTTCGCACCGTTGGTCGGTTTCGCCGTTCTGTTGAATATCATTGCCCGCCTCAAACGGCAACAGCAAAAGATGGAGCTGCTATTCGTCATCGCAACACGGATCAATCAAACACTCGACTTGCGCAAAGTCATGAAAGAAACATTGATTCCGTTGTCCAAAGTGATCGATTATACATACGGTGTCGTGTACTTGTTGCGCGACGGACAATTATACCCGGAAGTATTTGCAGGAGATGAAACATTGAAGGTAAGGTACAGGCCATTGCCGCTCAACCGCGGATTGAGCGGATGGGTCGCCTCCCATGCGAAACCCGCCTGTATCCATGATGTTCGCAAGGATCCACGTTGCAAGGGAACGCCGACGGACGCGGAAGGGGTCAAATCCCTCTTGTCGGTACCGTTGGAAGTCAATGGGGAAGTGATGGGCGTCATCACCCTGGGAAAAACGGAAACCTACGGATTTCGCGATATGGATTTGCGTTTTCTCACTGTATTGGCCAGTCAAGCGGTGGTGGCGATGCGTACCGCCAAACTGATGGAAGAGCGGGAACGCCGCGTGGTGGCGGAGGAAAGAAACCGTTTGGCACGCGAAATCCACGACGGCATCGGACAATCACTTGCCGGTGTCTTGATGAAAGTGGAATCTGCGGCCCGGGTGTTTGACACCCATCCGGAGCGGGTGCGTCAGTGGCTGGAAGAAGCGCAGGTGAAGCTGAGGGAAGGATTGAAGGAGGTTCGCCACTCGATCACGGCGCTCAGGCCGTCACCCGCCGCTCGGTTGGGATTGCTGCCTGCGTTGCGGCAACGCGTGGAAGCGCATCAACGCGAGACGGGTCAATGGTCAGTGTTTCAGATCAAAGGACGACCGTATCCGCTGTTGCAGGAGTGGGAGGAAACCATTTATCAGGTGTGCCATGAGGCCCTTAACAATGTGGCCAAACATGCACAAGCCACCAAGGTGCGCGTGCAATTGCGGTTCTCATCGGAATATGTTCGCTTGATCGTGCAGGATGACGGGGTTGGGTTCAGTTTGGGCAAAGCGATATCTAAAGCGGAGGCCCACAAGCGGTACGGCATTGTCGGTATGAACGAGCGTGCGCAAAAACTGGAAGCGGCATTACAGTTTTTGAGTAAACCGAACAAGGGAACGCGCGTGATTTTAACGATTCCGACGGAGAAAAACGAGGAGGAGTCCGTTCATGTCTATTCGGGTTTTACTGGTGGATGA
- a CDS encoding response regulator: protein MSIRVLLVDDHAVLRDGLSNIISLEDDMEVVGEAKSGMEALQLVEEVHPDVILMDINMPGMNGVEAIRRIHAQHPGIAILVLTMYDRDEYLYESIRAGATGYLLKDAPSGDVIAAIRSASRGESTLHPVMARKLLDNLTGEKRGERGSSDENLTPRELDVLQLMVKGHSNKEIAEQLFISDKTVKIHVSNILKKLGVKSRSQAIIYAIQHELVVLE, encoded by the coding sequence ATGTCTATTCGGGTTTTACTGGTGGATGATCATGCCGTTTTGCGCGACGGCTTGTCCAATATTATCAGTCTGGAAGACGACATGGAAGTGGTGGGAGAGGCCAAGAGCGGCATGGAAGCGTTGCAGTTGGTGGAGGAAGTTCACCCGGACGTGATTCTGATGGATATCAATATGCCGGGAATGAACGGGGTGGAAGCGATTCGCCGCATTCATGCCCAGCATCCCGGGATTGCCATCCTTGTATTGACCATGTATGACCGGGACGAGTATCTTTATGAATCGATCCGTGCCGGTGCCACGGGCTATCTGCTCAAAGATGCGCCATCGGGGGATGTGATCGCGGCGATCCGCTCAGCGTCCCGGGGCGAGTCGACACTCCACCCGGTGATGGCACGCAAACTGTTGGACAATTTGACCGGAGAAAAAAGAGGGGAGCGGGGCAGCTCCGACGAGAATCTCACTCCGCGGGAATTGGACGTGCTGCAGTTGATGGTCAAAGGGCACAGCAACAAAGAGATAGCGGAACAGTTGTTCATCAGTGACAAAACGGTGAAGATCCATGTCAGCAACATCCTGAAAAAGCTGGGGGTCAAAAGCCGTTCCCAAGCGATTATTTATGCGATCCAGCACGAGTTGGTGGTGTTGGAATAG